A region of Nocardioides alkalitolerans DNA encodes the following proteins:
- a CDS encoding WHG domain-containing protein gives MSRSSAGYHHGNLRPVLLAAALDLLETQAPGTVSLRELARRAGVSHNAPYHHFGDRAGLLAAAGAEAMRRFVDAQRAAAEAEEDPVASLVALGTAYVGWAVAHPGAFAVVFDPEICPPGDPSPTMGGLIAENEELLRAAVARAWPDAPEATRSALETALWSTTHGLATLVAAGHVPASEVRPALEAILRR, from the coding sequence GTGTCAAGATCCAGCGCGGGATACCACCACGGCAACCTCCGGCCGGTGCTGCTCGCGGCCGCCCTCGACCTGCTCGAGACGCAGGCCCCGGGCACCGTGAGCCTGCGCGAGCTCGCGCGACGCGCCGGGGTCAGCCACAACGCGCCCTACCACCACTTCGGCGACCGCGCCGGGCTGCTGGCTGCGGCCGGAGCCGAGGCCATGCGGCGGTTCGTGGACGCGCAGCGCGCCGCGGCCGAGGCGGAGGAGGACCCCGTCGCCTCCCTGGTCGCGCTGGGGACGGCGTACGTCGGGTGGGCCGTCGCGCACCCGGGCGCGTTCGCGGTGGTCTTCGACCCGGAGATCTGCCCGCCCGGCGATCCGTCGCCCACGATGGGGGGGCTCATCGCCGAGAACGAGGAGTTGCTGCGTGCCGCCGTCGCCCGGGCGTGGCCGGACGCGCCGGAGGCCACGCGGAGCGCGCTCGAGACGGCCCTGTGGAGCACGACGCACGGTCTCGCGACGCTCGTCGCGGCCGGCCACGTGCCCGCCTCCGAGGTGCGTCCCGCGCTGGAGGCGATCCTCCGGCGCTAG
- a CDS encoding 3-hydroxybutyryl-CoA dehydrogenase, with translation MNHTSATNVGVVGCGLMGAGIAEVAARSGHDVVVVESDEARASAGRDRLEASLRRAEAKGKIPSAADVLARIRVVTVMEELADRDLVVEAIVEDEDAKTALFRQLDAIVTSPDAILASNTSSIPIMKLAVVTSRPTHVLGIHFFNPVPVLKLVEIVPSLLTDRETVARSRTFVEGLGKEPIDCQDRAGFVVNALLIPFILSAIRMFESGFATAEDIDRGLVLGAAHPQGPLALADLIGLDTTKAVAESLYEEFKEQLYAPPPLLARMVEAGLLGRKTGRGFYTYDK, from the coding sequence GTGAACCACACCAGTGCCACCAACGTCGGCGTCGTGGGCTGCGGGCTCATGGGCGCGGGCATCGCCGAGGTCGCCGCCCGCAGCGGGCACGACGTCGTCGTCGTCGAGTCGGACGAGGCGCGTGCGAGCGCCGGACGCGACCGCCTGGAGGCGTCGCTCCGGCGCGCCGAGGCCAAGGGCAAGATCCCCAGCGCCGCCGACGTGCTGGCGCGCATCCGCGTCGTCACCGTCATGGAGGAGCTCGCCGACCGCGACCTCGTGGTCGAGGCGATCGTCGAGGACGAGGACGCGAAGACCGCCCTCTTCCGCCAGCTCGACGCCATCGTGACGTCACCCGACGCGATCCTGGCCTCCAACACGTCGTCGATCCCGATCATGAAGCTGGCGGTCGTCACCTCGCGCCCGACCCACGTGCTCGGCATCCACTTCTTCAACCCGGTGCCGGTGCTCAAGCTCGTCGAGATCGTGCCCAGCCTCCTCACCGACCGGGAGACGGTCGCCCGCTCCCGCACGTTCGTCGAGGGCCTCGGCAAGGAGCCCATCGACTGCCAGGACCGCGCGGGCTTCGTCGTCAACGCCCTCCTCATCCCGTTCATCCTCTCGGCGATCCGCATGTTCGAGTCCGGGTTCGCCACGGCCGAGGACATCGACCGCGGTCTCGTGCTCGGCGCAGCCCACCCGCAGGGCCCGCTCGCACTGGCGGACCTCATCGGGCTCGACACGACCAAGGCGGTGGCGGAGTCGCTCTACGAGGAGTTCAAGGAGCAGCTCTACGCCCCGCCGCCGCTGCTCGCGCGCATGGTCGAGGCCGGGCTGCTGGGTCGCAAGACCGGCCGAGGCTTCTACACCTACGACAAGTGA
- the mca gene encoding mycothiol conjugate amidase Mca: MPNRAGLRLMHVHAHPDDESSKGAASTARYVAEGAEVHVVTCTGGERGSVLNPRMDRPEVLENITEIRRAEMDAAREILGITQHWLGFVDSGWPEGNPKPPLPEGCFGLVPLDEAVERLVRLIRSVRPHVVTTYDERGGYPHPDHVRCHEVSVAAFAAAGDPERFPDAGPAWQPAKLYYHHTFNRPRTQALNDAMLAAGLESPYAERLASWTPEPEWDARITTRVECADYFGVRDQALLAHATQIDPDGAWFAVPLEIAREAWPTEDYELVVAHVATELPEDDLFAGIPTPVA; the protein is encoded by the coding sequence ATGCCCAACCGCGCCGGTCTGCGCCTGATGCACGTGCACGCCCACCCCGATGACGAGTCCAGCAAGGGTGCCGCCTCGACGGCCCGGTACGTCGCGGAGGGAGCCGAGGTGCACGTCGTGACGTGCACCGGCGGCGAGCGGGGGTCGGTGCTCAACCCGCGGATGGACCGGCCCGAGGTGCTGGAGAACATCACCGAGATCCGCCGCGCCGAGATGGACGCGGCCCGCGAGATCCTCGGCATCACGCAGCACTGGCTGGGCTTCGTCGACTCCGGCTGGCCGGAGGGCAACCCGAAGCCGCCGCTGCCCGAGGGCTGCTTCGGCCTGGTCCCGCTCGACGAGGCCGTCGAGCGGCTCGTGCGCCTCATCCGGTCGGTGCGTCCCCACGTGGTGACGACGTACGACGAGCGAGGGGGCTATCCGCACCCCGACCACGTGCGGTGCCACGAGGTGTCGGTCGCGGCGTTCGCGGCAGCGGGCGACCCCGAGCGGTTCCCGGACGCCGGCCCGGCGTGGCAGCCCGCGAAGCTCTACTACCACCACACCTTCAACCGGCCGCGCACGCAGGCGTTGAACGACGCGATGCTGGCCGCGGGCCTGGAGTCGCCCTACGCCGAGCGCCTCGCGAGCTGGACCCCCGAGCCCGAGTGGGACGCGCGGATCACGACGCGGGTCGAGTGCGCGGACTACTTCGGGGTGCGGGACCAGGCCCTGCTGGCCCACGCGACCCAGATCGACCCCGACGGCGCGTGGTTCGCGGTGCCGCTCGAGATCGCCCGGGAGGCGTGGCCGACGGAGGACTACGAGCTCGTCGTCGCCCACGTCGCCACCGAGCTGCCGGAGGACGACCTCTTCGCGGGGATCCCGACGCCGGTGGCATGA
- a CDS encoding acyl-CoA dehydrogenase family protein has protein sequence MSSFDLFRTNEDHEELRAAVRDVVEAKVAPHAAAVDEEARYPQEAHDALVAADFHAPHVGEKYDGVGADALATCIVIEEVARACVSSSLIPAVNKLGSMPLILGGSDELKQRYLPPLARGEGFFSYGLSERDAGSDTASMRTRATADGDDFVLSGQKSWITNAGVSEFYTVLAVTDPDAPRGKGISAFVVEKSDAGFTFGEKEKKLGIKGSPTRELLFDRVRIPGDRMIGEPGTGLQLALRTLDHTRVTIGAQAVGLAQGALDFAVGYVKERSQFGKHIADFQGIQFMLADMAMELEAARQMVYVAAAKSERGDADLSFFGAAAKCFASDVAMKVTTDAVQLLGGYGYTSDFPVERMMRDAKITQIYEGTNQVQRVVMARQLLASR, from the coding sequence ATGAGCTCGTTCGACCTGTTCCGCACCAACGAGGACCACGAGGAGCTGCGCGCCGCCGTGCGCGACGTGGTCGAGGCCAAGGTCGCGCCCCACGCCGCCGCCGTCGACGAGGAGGCGCGCTACCCGCAGGAGGCGCACGACGCCCTGGTCGCCGCGGACTTCCACGCTCCCCACGTCGGCGAGAAGTACGACGGTGTCGGGGCGGACGCCCTCGCGACCTGCATCGTCATCGAGGAGGTCGCGCGTGCGTGCGTCTCGTCCTCCCTCATCCCGGCGGTCAACAAGCTCGGCTCGATGCCGCTCATCCTGGGCGGGTCGGACGAGCTGAAGCAGCGGTACCTCCCGCCGCTCGCCCGCGGCGAGGGCTTCTTCTCGTACGGCCTGTCGGAGCGCGACGCCGGTTCCGACACGGCGTCCATGAGGACCCGGGCGACGGCGGACGGCGACGACTTCGTGCTCTCGGGCCAGAAGTCGTGGATCACCAACGCCGGCGTCTCGGAGTTCTACACGGTGCTCGCCGTGACCGACCCCGACGCACCCCGCGGCAAGGGCATCAGCGCGTTCGTCGTGGAGAAGTCGGACGCAGGCTTCACGTTCGGCGAGAAGGAGAAGAAGCTCGGCATCAAGGGCTCACCCACCCGGGAGCTGCTCTTCGACCGCGTTCGCATCCCCGGCGACCGGATGATCGGCGAGCCGGGCACCGGGCTCCAGCTCGCGCTCCGCACGCTCGACCACACCCGCGTGACCATCGGCGCCCAGGCCGTGGGCCTCGCCCAGGGAGCCCTCGACTTCGCGGTCGGCTACGTCAAGGAGCGGAGCCAGTTCGGCAAGCACATCGCCGACTTCCAGGGCATCCAGTTCATGCTCGCCGACATGGCGATGGAGCTGGAGGCGGCCCGCCAGATGGTGTACGTCGCGGCCGCCAAGTCGGAGCGGGGCGACGCCGACCTCTCCTTCTTCGGCGCCGCCGCGAAGTGCTTCGCCTCCGACGTGGCGATGAAGGTGACGACGGACGCGGTGCAGCTGCTCGGCGGCTACGGCTACACGAGCGACTTCCCGGTCGAGCGCATGATGCGCGACGCCAAGATCACCCAGATCTACGAGGGCACCAACCAGGTGCAGCGCGTCGTGATGGCACGGCAGCTGCTCGCGTCGCGCTGA
- a CDS encoding TerC family protein has translation MDVPLWAWAAVLAVILAMLAVDLFAHRDAHVVSVREAAAWSAVWVSLGLAFGGVVWWAYGAQAGGEYFAGYLIEKSLAVDNVFVFALIFTYFAVPREYQHRVLFYGVLGALVFRAVFIAAGSVLISSFAWILYLFGAFLVVTGWKMFRHRDGETDLSRNRALAWARARIPSTDQYHGQRFWVKEAGRWVATPLFFVLLMVETTDIIFAVDSIPAIFAVTQEPFLVFASNAFAILGLRALYFLLADLIDRFVHLKAGLAAILVFVGIKMLLLDVYKIPLWLSLGVIGLCLAVSIGLSLWQTRAGAAERSPRART, from the coding sequence ATGGACGTTCCCCTGTGGGCATGGGCCGCTGTGCTGGCCGTCATCCTGGCCATGCTGGCCGTCGACCTGTTCGCGCACCGCGACGCGCACGTCGTGTCGGTGCGCGAGGCCGCCGCCTGGTCGGCCGTGTGGGTCTCGCTGGGCCTCGCCTTCGGCGGCGTGGTCTGGTGGGCGTACGGCGCGCAGGCAGGCGGCGAGTACTTCGCCGGCTACCTCATCGAGAAGTCGCTCGCCGTCGACAACGTGTTCGTCTTCGCCCTGATCTTCACGTACTTCGCGGTGCCCCGGGAGTACCAGCACCGGGTGCTGTTCTACGGCGTCCTCGGGGCGCTCGTGTTCCGCGCCGTGTTCATCGCCGCCGGCTCGGTCCTCATCAGCAGCTTCGCCTGGATCCTCTACCTCTTCGGCGCGTTCCTGGTGGTGACCGGCTGGAAGATGTTCAGGCACCGCGACGGGGAGACCGACCTCTCCCGCAACCGTGCGCTCGCCTGGGCCCGCGCCCGCATCCCGTCGACGGACCAGTACCACGGTCAGCGCTTCTGGGTGAAGGAGGCCGGTCGGTGGGTGGCGACCCCGCTCTTCTTCGTGCTCCTCATGGTGGAGACGACCGACATCATCTTCGCGGTCGACTCGATCCCGGCCATCTTCGCCGTCACCCAGGAGCCGTTCCTGGTCTTCGCGAGCAACGCGTTCGCGATCCTCGGCCTGCGCGCGCTCTACTTCCTGCTGGCCGACCTCATCGACCGCTTCGTCCACCTCAAGGCGGGCCTCGCCGCGATCCTCGTCTTCGTCGGCATCAAGATGCTGCTGCTCGACGTCTACAAGATCCCGCTCTGGCTCTCGCTCGGCGTCATCGGGCTCTGCCTGGCGGTCTCCATCGGGCTCAGCCTCTGGCAGACCCGGGCCGGCGCCGCTGAGCGATCCCCCCGCGCCCGGACGTGA
- a CDS encoding DUF4307 domain-containing protein, with the protein MSTSAPALAERYGKKRRSRRGPVVAVALVLALVGGGWLVWTAWFHGSPAVSSQLLRWEVVDSTTVRITFDVSLGGDEVATCRARALSASHEAVGDLVLQVPTDAGDADGGQITTEFRTISEATSVELVGCTTPSQNRPR; encoded by the coding sequence GTGAGCACGAGCGCCCCCGCCCTGGCCGAGAGGTACGGCAAGAAGCGTCGCTCCCGGCGCGGGCCCGTCGTGGCGGTCGCGCTCGTCCTCGCCCTCGTGGGGGGCGGTTGGTTGGTGTGGACGGCATGGTTCCACGGCTCCCCCGCGGTGTCCTCGCAGCTGCTGCGCTGGGAGGTCGTCGACAGCACCACGGTGCGCATCACCTTCGACGTGTCGCTCGGCGGCGACGAGGTCGCGACCTGTCGGGCCCGGGCGCTCTCCGCGAGCCACGAGGCGGTCGGCGACCTGGTGCTCCAGGTGCCCACCGACGCGGGCGACGCGGACGGCGGCCAGATCACCACCGAGTTCCGCACGATCTCGGAGGCGACCTCCGTCGAGCTGGTCGGGTGCACCACCCCCAGCCAGAACCGCCCGCGCTGA
- a CDS encoding acyl-CoA synthetase has translation MTDLTRAHTVDAVLHRSAARHPRRTALVVGADDPTTWTYAELDAAVTGAARALRGLGLRRGDRVAAYGKNSDAYLVGYLACARAGLVHVPVNFALTGEELRYLLDQSGASAVLVDPALRPAYDAVVAHHGVDVAHVVPLRDAPGSLLDLAREAGDGPVLPDGEDPVADDELVQLLYTSGTTSRPKGAMMTHRALVAEYLSAITALDLAADDDPLHPMPLYHSAQMHVFLLPYLAVGATNHLVEAPDVPVLLRLVEERRLGTLFLAPTVWVPLAGHPDLERRDLSSLRKAFYGASIMPVPVLQRLQERLPDLGFYNCFGQSEIGPLATVLRPEEHAARPDSCGRPVLLVELAVLDEEGRPVEPGGQGEVVYRSPQLCVGYWDNPEATAEAFRDGWFHSGDLVRIDEEGYITVVDRIKDVINTGGVLVASREVEDVLYTHPDVAEVAVIGTPDERWIEAVTAVVVPREGAEVDEAALVAHARERLAGFKTPKHVRFVEALPRNASGKLLKRELRGD, from the coding sequence GTGACCGACCTCACCCGCGCGCACACCGTCGATGCCGTCCTCCACCGCAGCGCCGCCCGGCACCCGCGCCGTACGGCGCTCGTCGTCGGCGCCGACGACCCGACCACGTGGACCTACGCCGAGCTCGACGCCGCCGTCACCGGCGCGGCGCGCGCCCTGCGGGGCCTCGGCCTCCGGCGCGGGGACCGGGTCGCGGCGTACGGGAAGAACTCCGACGCCTACCTCGTCGGCTACCTGGCCTGCGCCCGCGCGGGCCTCGTGCACGTGCCGGTCAACTTCGCGCTGACGGGCGAGGAGCTGCGCTACCTCCTCGACCAGTCGGGAGCGAGCGCGGTGCTGGTGGACCCGGCGCTGCGGCCGGCGTACGACGCGGTGGTGGCCCACCACGGCGTCGACGTCGCCCACGTCGTGCCCCTGCGCGACGCGCCCGGGAGCCTGCTCGACCTGGCGCGCGAGGCGGGTGACGGACCGGTGCTGCCCGACGGGGAGGACCCGGTGGCGGACGACGAGCTGGTGCAGCTGCTCTACACGTCGGGCACCACCTCGCGACCGAAGGGCGCGATGATGACGCACCGGGCGCTCGTGGCGGAGTACCTCTCGGCCATCACGGCGCTCGACCTCGCGGCCGACGACGACCCGCTGCACCCGATGCCGCTCTACCACTCGGCCCAGATGCACGTGTTCCTCCTGCCCTACCTGGCAGTCGGGGCGACCAACCACCTCGTCGAGGCGCCCGACGTTCCCGTGCTGCTGCGCCTCGTCGAGGAGCGCCGGCTCGGCACGCTCTTCCTGGCGCCCACCGTGTGGGTGCCGCTGGCCGGCCACCCCGACCTCGAGCGGCGCGACCTCTCGTCGCTGCGCAAGGCGTTCTACGGCGCCTCGATCATGCCGGTCCCGGTGCTGCAGCGGCTCCAGGAGCGCCTGCCCGACCTCGGGTTCTACAACTGCTTCGGCCAGTCGGAGATCGGCCCCCTGGCCACCGTGCTCCGCCCCGAGGAGCACGCCGCGCGGCCCGACTCCTGCGGCCGGCCGGTGCTGCTCGTCGAGCTGGCGGTCCTCGACGAGGAGGGCCGGCCCGTGGAGCCGGGCGGCCAGGGCGAGGTCGTCTACCGCTCGCCGCAGCTCTGCGTCGGCTACTGGGACAACCCGGAGGCGACGGCCGAGGCCTTCCGCGACGGGTGGTTCCACTCCGGCGACCTGGTGCGGATCGACGAGGAGGGCTACATCACCGTCGTCGACCGCATCAAGGACGTCATCAACACCGGCGGCGTGCTCGTCGCGTCGCGCGAGGTGGAGGACGTCCTCTACACCCACCCCGACGTGGCCGAGGTCGCCGTGATCGGCACCCCCGACGAGCGCTGGATCGAGGCCGTCACCGCGGTGGTCGTGCCGCGGGAGGGCGCCGAGGTGGACGAGGCCGCCCTCGTCGCCCACGCGCGGGAACGCCTCGCAGGCTTCAAGACCCCCAAGCACGTGCGCTTCGTCGAGGCACTCCCCCGCAACGCGTCCGGCAAGCTGCTCAAGCGCGAGCTGCGCGGGGACTGA
- the greA gene encoding transcription elongation factor GreA, whose protein sequence is MTQSSDTDVIWLTADAHEKLVAELEHLKGPARQEIVERISAARDEGDLKENGGYHAAREEQGKLEGRIRQLEDMLAKAQVGETPADDGIVEPGMKVTYKFVGDDDEAEEFLLGAREIEPEGLKVYSPQSPLGGAILGAKKGDEVSYEAPNGKTLKVVILDATPYTG, encoded by the coding sequence ATGACGCAGTCCAGCGACACCGATGTCATCTGGCTGACCGCCGATGCCCACGAGAAGCTGGTGGCCGAGCTGGAGCACCTGAAGGGCCCCGCGCGTCAGGAGATCGTCGAGCGCATCTCCGCTGCTCGCGACGAGGGGGACCTCAAGGAGAACGGCGGCTACCACGCGGCGCGCGAGGAGCAGGGCAAGCTCGAGGGACGCATCCGCCAGCTCGAGGACATGCTGGCGAAGGCCCAGGTCGGCGAGACCCCGGCCGACGACGGCATCGTCGAGCCCGGCATGAAGGTCACCTACAAGTTCGTCGGCGACGACGACGAGGCCGAGGAGTTCCTGCTCGGCGCCCGGGAGATCGAGCCCGAGGGCCTCAAGGTCTACTCGCCGCAGTCGCCGCTCGGCGGTGCGATCCTCGGCGCCAAGAAGGGCGACGAGGTCAGCTACGAGGCGCCGAACGGCAAGACCCTCAAGGTCGTCATCCTCGACGCGACGCCCTACACGGGCTGA
- a CDS encoding 4'-phosphopantetheinyl transferase superfamily protein encodes MTGPAGAPRLVAPGVRALVATTTDVLTAAGGAEPARALLAPYELTRVDRLRRPGDRDDHVAAHVLVRRVAAALLADGGSSVAAGDLVLEQRCPGCGGDTHGRPAIVGVDDLHVSLSHARGWVAAAASDRSCGIDVEPVTPVVPLRGVLTPGEAAELEACAPGERNTAFLRLWTRKEAVVKTGAAGLEDLARLDVRGADPVAGVRVLDLPTPPAVVAAIALGA; translated from the coding sequence GTGACGGGGCCGGCCGGGGCGCCCCGGCTCGTGGCGCCCGGCGTCCGCGCCCTCGTGGCCACCACGACGGACGTGCTCACCGCGGCGGGCGGGGCGGAGCCGGCGCGGGCGCTGCTCGCGCCGTACGAGCTCACCCGGGTCGACCGGCTCCGGCGCCCCGGCGACCGTGACGACCACGTGGCGGCCCACGTGCTGGTACGCCGCGTGGCGGCCGCCCTGCTCGCCGACGGCGGCAGCTCCGTCGCGGCCGGTGACCTCGTGCTCGAGCAGCGCTGCCCCGGCTGCGGCGGCGACACCCACGGGCGCCCCGCCATCGTCGGTGTGGACGACCTCCACGTGTCGCTGTCCCACGCCCGCGGCTGGGTGGCGGCCGCGGCCTCCGACCGGTCGTGCGGGATCGACGTCGAGCCGGTCACCCCCGTCGTACCGCTGCGCGGGGTGCTGACCCCGGGCGAGGCCGCCGAGCTCGAGGCGTGCGCACCCGGCGAGCGGAACACCGCGTTCCTCCGGCTGTGGACCCGCAAGGAGGCCGTCGTGAAGACCGGGGCGGCGGGCCTGGAGGACCTGGCCCGGCTCGACGTGCGCGGCGCGGACCCGGTCGCCGGGGTGCGGGTGCTCGACCTCCCCACGCCCCCGGCGGTGGTGGCCGCTATCGCGCTCGGGGCCTGA
- the ilvA gene encoding threonine ammonia-lyase: protein MTIPTVTLADVEAAHAVLSDVVTRTPMEESRWLADLVGGPVWLKAENLQRTGSFKIRGAYLRMARLSPEERAAGVVAASAGNHAQGVALAARMLGISARVYMPEGAPIPKERATRGYGAEVVFAGRYVDDALVAAREHAERTGAVLIHPFDHVDVVTGQGTCGLEIVDQLPEAATVLVPTGGGGLVAGIAVAVKGRRPDVRVVGVQAEGAAAFPASLSRGVPTPAGAMTTMADGIAVGCPGEVPFAVVQAQVDDVVTVSEEGISRALVGLLERAKLVVEPAGAVAVAALLEHPGRFATPAVAVLSGGNIDPLLMGRVIRHGMAAAGRYLFLRVTLSDSPGGLAGLLAELAAAGANVLEVAHERTSPALGVDEVQVRVQLETRGPAHTEALLTRLGEQGLRVTQPW, encoded by the coding sequence ATGACCATCCCGACCGTCACGCTGGCGGACGTCGAGGCCGCCCACGCGGTGCTCTCCGACGTCGTCACCCGCACGCCGATGGAGGAGTCCCGGTGGCTCGCCGACCTGGTCGGCGGCCCGGTGTGGCTCAAGGCCGAGAACCTGCAGCGCACCGGGTCCTTCAAGATCCGCGGCGCCTACCTCCGCATGGCCCGGCTCTCCCCCGAGGAGCGCGCGGCCGGGGTCGTCGCCGCCTCGGCGGGCAACCACGCGCAGGGCGTGGCCCTGGCCGCGCGGATGCTGGGGATCTCCGCCCGGGTCTACATGCCCGAGGGCGCCCCCATCCCCAAGGAGCGGGCGACGCGGGGGTACGGCGCGGAGGTCGTCTTCGCCGGCCGCTACGTCGACGACGCCCTCGTCGCGGCCCGCGAGCACGCGGAGCGCACCGGGGCGGTGCTGATCCACCCCTTCGACCACGTCGACGTGGTCACCGGCCAGGGCACCTGCGGCCTCGAGATCGTCGACCAGCTGCCGGAGGCCGCCACCGTGCTCGTGCCCACCGGCGGCGGCGGTCTCGTCGCGGGCATCGCGGTCGCCGTGAAGGGCCGACGCCCCGACGTACGTGTCGTGGGGGTGCAGGCCGAGGGGGCCGCCGCGTTCCCGGCGTCGCTCTCCCGCGGCGTGCCCACGCCGGCCGGCGCGATGACCACGATGGCCGACGGCATCGCCGTGGGCTGCCCGGGCGAGGTCCCCTTCGCCGTCGTGCAGGCCCAGGTGGACGACGTCGTCACGGTGAGCGAGGAGGGCATCTCGCGCGCGCTCGTCGGTCTGCTCGAGCGCGCCAAGCTCGTCGTGGAACCGGCCGGTGCGGTCGCCGTGGCGGCCCTCCTGGAGCACCCCGGACGCTTCGCGACCCCGGCGGTCGCCGTGCTCTCGGGCGGCAACATCGACCCGTTGCTCATGGGCCGGGTGATCCGGCACGGCATGGCGGCAGCGGGCCGCTACCTCTTCCTGCGCGTCACCCTCAGCGACAGCCCCGGCGGTCTCGCCGGGCTGCTGGCCGAGCTGGCGGCCGCCGGGGCCAACGTGCTCGAGGTGGCCCACGAGCGCACCTCGCCGGCGCTCGGGGTCGACGAGGTGCAGGTGCGCGTGCAGCTGGAGACGCGGGGCCCCGCACACACGGAGGCCCTGCTCACCAGGCTCGGTGAGCAGGGCCTCCGGGTCACCCAGCCCTGGTAG
- a CDS encoding NAD(P)H-dependent oxidoreductase, with translation MPVLVIDGHPDPDSLTAALARAYVAAHPDADLLAVRDLDIDLVLHRGLRSDQPLEPDLVDAAARIAAADHLVVATPLWWESTPALLKGFLDRVLQSGWAYRYRGNLPQGLLAGRSARVLVTSDSPGWYLSLVRRNAGVRALRRGTLSFIGMRPVRVTRFTGVRTTDAADRAAWLEKAGRLAVADARRTASSRRTPTAPGPLRPRAR, from the coding sequence ATGCCCGTGCTCGTCATCGACGGCCACCCCGATCCTGACTCGCTCACCGCGGCGCTCGCCCGTGCGTACGTCGCCGCGCACCCCGACGCGGACCTGCTCGCCGTGCGGGACCTCGACATCGACCTCGTGCTGCACCGGGGCCTGCGGAGCGACCAGCCGCTCGAGCCCGACCTCGTCGACGCAGCCGCCCGCATCGCGGCTGCCGACCACCTCGTCGTGGCCACCCCCCTGTGGTGGGAGTCCACGCCCGCGCTCCTCAAGGGCTTCCTCGACCGGGTGCTCCAGTCGGGCTGGGCCTACCGCTACCGGGGCAACCTGCCGCAGGGCCTGCTGGCCGGCCGCAGCGCGCGCGTGCTCGTCACGTCGGACTCGCCGGGCTGGTACCTCTCGCTCGTCCGACGCAACGCCGGGGTGCGCGCCCTGCGGAGAGGGACGCTGTCGTTCATCGGCATGCGTCCCGTCCGCGTCACCCGCTTCACCGGCGTCCGCACGACCGACGCCGCCGACCGCGCCGCGTGGCTCGAGAAGGCGGGTCGGCTCGCGGTGGCCGACGCGCGGCGCACGGCGTCGTCGCGACGCACCCCGACCGCGCCGGGTCCGCTCAGGCCCCGAGCGCGATAG